The following proteins are co-located in the Paenibacillus sp. FSL H8-0079 genome:
- a CDS encoding NADH:flavin oxidoreductase codes for MNVPSALFKPFTSDKLTLSNRIVMAPMTRGFSPEGVSGSEVVEYYRRRAAGGVGLIITEGTGINHPSSISGASIPLFHGEDSLQGWANVVKAVHEAGGKIMPQLWHVGTARRSGDLPNAEAEPVSPSGVSMAGEPSREPLTEEEIQGLVQAFAQAAADAQRIGFDGIELHGAHGYLIDQFFWEQTNRRTDKYGGDLVQRTQFAVEVIEACRAAVGPDFPIVLRFSQWKMGNYDARLVETPEQLEQFLAPLSAAGVDIFHCSTRRFWLPEFEGSELNLAGWTQKITGKPAISVGSVGLEAEFVDRATENQGTGDAHLDLLNEKLENNEFDLIALGRVLLSDPEWPVKVREDRTSEIIPFTTEVLQTLQ; via the coding sequence ATGAACGTACCTTCAGCATTATTCAAACCCTTTACCTCGGACAAGCTAACCTTGTCTAATCGAATTGTTATGGCGCCCATGACACGCGGATTTTCACCAGAGGGCGTATCTGGATCAGAGGTTGTTGAATACTACCGTCGCAGAGCAGCTGGCGGAGTGGGGCTTATCATTACGGAAGGTACAGGCATTAATCATCCGTCTTCGATCAGCGGGGCGAGCATTCCATTGTTCCATGGTGAAGATTCACTGCAAGGATGGGCTAATGTCGTGAAAGCAGTACATGAAGCAGGTGGCAAAATCATGCCACAATTGTGGCATGTGGGTACAGCACGTCGTTCCGGCGATCTACCTAATGCAGAAGCGGAGCCGGTAAGTCCGTCAGGCGTTAGCATGGCTGGTGAACCATCACGTGAACCCTTGACGGAAGAGGAGATTCAAGGTCTTGTTCAAGCATTTGCCCAAGCGGCAGCGGATGCACAGCGAATCGGGTTTGACGGCATTGAACTGCACGGAGCGCATGGATACCTGATTGACCAATTCTTCTGGGAGCAGACGAATCGACGGACCGACAAGTATGGTGGTGATTTGGTACAGCGAACCCAATTTGCAGTTGAAGTGATTGAAGCTTGTCGTGCTGCGGTTGGCCCAGATTTCCCAATTGTGCTCCGATTTTCCCAATGGAAGATGGGGAATTATGATGCACGTCTGGTGGAAACGCCAGAACAATTGGAACAATTCCTGGCACCACTCAGTGCTGCTGGCGTAGATATATTCCATTGCTCTACCCGCCGGTTCTGGTTGCCTGAATTTGAAGGTTCCGAGCTGAATCTCGCGGGTTGGACACAAAAAATAACAGGCAAACCAGCTATTTCAGTTGGATCGGTAGGGCTGGAAGCTGAGTTTGTGGACAGAGCAACCGAGAACCAGGGAACAGGGGATGCCCATCTGGATCTATTGAATGAGAAGCTGGAGAATAATGAATTTGACCTGATCGCCTTGGGCCGCGTTCTGCTGAGTGATCCCGAGTGGCCTGTCAAAGTTCGTGAAGATCGCACATCCGAAATCATTCCTTTTACAACGGAAGTGTTGCAAACACTCCAATAA
- a CDS encoding response regulator transcription factor: MYTIMIIEDDPKIAGLLKSHIERYGDKAVLAEDFETIVQQFEQVQPHVVLLDINLPSYDGFYWCRQIRTLSTCPILFISARSGKMDQVMALENGADDYITKPFEHEIVIAKIRSQLRRVYGDYATRDEERKVELDGLVVYLERQEIQLGDLKVQLTKKETILLETLLRRSPKLVSRETILEKLWDDSFVDDNTLSVNVTRVRKRLAELGITDALETVRGSGYRLNNNWKASSLS; encoded by the coding sequence ATGTATACCATTATGATTATAGAGGACGACCCCAAGATTGCGGGATTATTGAAATCTCATATTGAGCGTTATGGGGACAAGGCCGTTTTGGCGGAGGATTTTGAGACGATTGTACAACAGTTTGAGCAGGTGCAGCCGCATGTGGTGCTTCTGGATATCAATTTACCCAGCTACGATGGTTTCTATTGGTGCCGCCAGATTCGTACGCTGTCTACATGCCCGATTCTATTTATCTCCGCCCGAAGCGGAAAGATGGATCAGGTCATGGCACTGGAGAACGGAGCGGATGATTATATTACGAAGCCGTTTGAACATGAGATTGTTATAGCCAAAATTCGGAGTCAGCTGCGCCGGGTGTATGGGGACTATGCTACACGTGACGAAGAACGCAAGGTGGAGCTGGACGGTTTGGTCGTGTATCTGGAAAGACAGGAGATTCAGCTCGGTGATCTCAAAGTGCAGCTGACGAAGAAGGAAACGATTCTGCTGGAAACACTGCTCCGTCGCAGTCCAAAGCTTGTGAGCAGGGAGACGATCCTAGAGAAGCTGTGGGACGACTCGTTTGTGGATGACAACACACTCAGTGTTAACGTTACCCGGGTACGTAAGCGATTAGCCGAACTTGGTATTACGGATGCACTGGAAACGGTAAGAGGTTCGGGATACCGACTGAACAATAACTGGAAGGCCTCTTCTCTGTCATGA
- a CDS encoding 2,3-butanediol dehydrogenase, which translates to MKALRWHGVKDLRLENINEPHPEEGKVKIKVEWCGICGSDLHEYTAGPIFIPAQAPHPLTGEQAPVVMGHEFSGQVVEVGEGVTRFKAGDRVVVEPIYACGHCEACKQGKYNLCDQMGFLGLAGGGGGFSEYVTAAESMVHAIPDSISYEQGALVEPSAVALHAVRQSKLKVGDTAAVFGAGPIGLLVIEALKASGASDIYVVELSDERKAKAEELGAIVIDPAQFNVVEEIHQRTQGGVNVAYEVTGVPRVLQQAIDSTRIGGELMIVSIFEQEAPIHPNSIVMKERTVNGIIGYRDVFPAVISLMDKGFFPADKLVTKRISLDEVVEHGFEALLKEKNQVKILVKAE; encoded by the coding sequence ATGAAAGCATTACGTTGGCATGGAGTCAAAGATTTACGTCTCGAAAATATTAATGAACCTCATCCTGAAGAAGGTAAGGTCAAAATAAAAGTGGAATGGTGCGGCATCTGCGGCAGTGATTTGCACGAGTACACAGCAGGGCCGATCTTTATTCCGGCTCAAGCTCCACATCCGCTAACAGGGGAACAAGCGCCTGTAGTTATGGGCCATGAATTTTCAGGACAGGTCGTTGAAGTAGGCGAAGGCGTTACCCGTTTCAAGGCGGGCGATCGTGTCGTGGTAGAACCAATCTACGCATGTGGACACTGCGAAGCTTGTAAACAGGGCAAATACAATCTGTGCGATCAGATGGGGTTCCTTGGTCTCGCTGGAGGCGGAGGAGGATTCTCCGAGTATGTAACTGCTGCAGAATCCATGGTCCATGCTATACCAGATTCAATCTCTTATGAGCAAGGGGCATTGGTTGAACCTTCGGCTGTAGCACTTCACGCCGTGCGCCAAAGCAAGTTGAAAGTGGGCGATACGGCAGCAGTGTTTGGCGCAGGCCCGATTGGACTGTTGGTGATCGAAGCACTCAAGGCTTCGGGGGCGTCGGATATTTATGTGGTGGAGCTATCGGATGAACGGAAAGCAAAAGCCGAAGAGCTAGGAGCCATTGTGATTGATCCAGCACAGTTCAATGTGGTGGAAGAGATTCATCAACGTACGCAAGGCGGCGTTAACGTAGCCTATGAAGTAACGGGTGTTCCACGTGTACTGCAACAAGCTATCGATTCGACACGTATTGGCGGGGAACTGATGATTGTCAGCATTTTCGAACAGGAAGCACCGATTCATCCGAACTCGATTGTCATGAAAGAACGTACGGTCAATGGTATTATCGGATATCGCGATGTCTTCCCGGCAGTTATTAGTCTGATGGATAAAGGTTTCTTCCCGGCAGACAAGTTGGTGACCAAACGAATTTCGCTGGATGAAGTAGTAGAGCACGGATTTGAAGCGCTGCTGAAAGAGAAAAACCAGGTTAAGATTCTGGTGAAAGCAGAGTAA
- a CDS encoding TetR/AcrR family transcriptional regulator → MVRQREFDTDKALDAAMHTFWDKGFEAASLSDLTNAMGIQRPSLYAAFGDKKELFETALRRYTTQHAAQVRARLQQGSSVREAFRRLFEHIGAEGSVTEPSHGCFCINTMVELAPHDPKFAVLTREHQMYLGVLFKETIERGQQSGELSADMNASAVAQSLVVSMIGLTVLMKSGPDRLFVEQSIQVTLSLLN, encoded by the coding sequence ATGGTTAGACAACGGGAATTTGATACGGATAAAGCACTTGATGCAGCGATGCATACGTTTTGGGACAAAGGATTCGAAGCGGCATCTTTGAGTGATTTGACGAATGCAATGGGCATTCAACGCCCCAGTCTGTATGCAGCTTTTGGGGATAAAAAGGAATTATTTGAAACGGCGCTTCGCAGGTATACCACTCAGCATGCGGCTCAAGTCAGGGCCAGACTTCAACAGGGTTCCTCCGTGCGGGAAGCCTTTCGTAGATTGTTTGAACATATTGGAGCAGAGGGGAGTGTGACCGAGCCTAGTCACGGCTGTTTTTGCATTAATACGATGGTTGAACTAGCTCCGCATGATCCCAAATTCGCTGTCCTTACGCGAGAGCATCAGATGTACCTGGGTGTTCTTTTCAAGGAAACGATAGAACGAGGGCAACAGAGCGGAGAGTTGTCTGCTGACATGAACGCGAGTGCAGTAGCACAGTCTTTGGTCGTATCGATGATTGGACTGACGGTATTGATGAAATCAGGACCGGACCGCTTGTTTGTAGAGCAGAGCATCCAGGTTACATTGTCTCTGCTGAATTAG
- a CDS encoding D-2-hydroxyacid dehydrogenase family protein → MDTKLRCAVLDDYQNVALTSADWSPLMERVEIQTFNNYMGSEEKVIQELQDFDIVVLMRERTRFPENVISQLPRLKLLITSGMRNASIDLKAAEQNGIIVCGTEGSSNPPTELSWALILGLSRQLVTENNALRSNRNWQSTVGLDLHGRTLGLLGLGKIGTRMAEIAQAFGMNVIAWSENLTREKAEKHGVIWAETKEQLLAQSDIVSIHLVLSDRTRNLIGQAEFKQMKPHALLINTSRAGIVDQEAMVKALQSGLIAGAGLDVYEQEPLPVNHIMRTLPNVLATPHLGYVTRGNYEIYYNHTVENIEMFLKGTPIRQLLP, encoded by the coding sequence ATGGATACGAAGTTGCGCTGTGCCGTTTTGGACGATTATCAGAACGTTGCGCTGACATCGGCGGACTGGAGTCCGTTGATGGAACGGGTGGAGATTCAGACATTCAACAACTATATGGGTTCGGAAGAAAAAGTCATCCAGGAATTGCAGGACTTCGATATTGTGGTCCTGATGCGGGAACGCACACGGTTTCCGGAGAATGTCATTTCGCAGCTCCCACGGCTAAAACTTCTGATTACAAGTGGTATGCGCAATGCGTCCATAGACCTCAAGGCTGCGGAGCAGAACGGGATCATTGTGTGTGGAACCGAGGGGAGCTCCAACCCGCCGACCGAACTTTCCTGGGCGCTCATTCTGGGACTGTCCAGACAATTAGTTACGGAAAATAATGCACTTCGCTCCAATCGAAACTGGCAGAGCACGGTCGGGTTGGATCTGCATGGGAGAACACTTGGATTGCTCGGTTTGGGCAAAATAGGTACTCGTATGGCTGAGATCGCACAAGCATTCGGTATGAATGTGATCGCCTGGAGCGAGAATCTGACACGAGAGAAAGCCGAAAAACATGGTGTGATCTGGGCCGAGACCAAGGAGCAACTGCTTGCACAGAGCGACATCGTTTCCATCCATCTGGTATTAAGTGATCGTACGCGCAATCTGATCGGACAAGCTGAATTTAAACAAATGAAACCTCATGCCCTATTGATCAATACGTCACGAGCGGGCATTGTCGATCAGGAAGCTATGGTGAAGGCATTGCAGAGTGGTTTGATTGCAGGTGCAGGTCTGGATGTATATGAGCAGGAACCACTGCCCGTTAACCATATCATGCGAACATTGCCCAACGTCCTGGCCACACCGCATCTGGGTTATGTAACTCGCGGCAATTATGAGATCTATTATAATCATACCGTAGAAAATATAGAGATGTTCCTGAAGGGAACACCGATCAGGCAACTGCTACCTTAG
- a CDS encoding sensor histidine kinase, producing the protein MRLFIREHLALTCWVVAILFTVVAVFWYDGYNDWITAAYAVALGLFLYIGYLVYRYYSHRSFYARMTRSMDSLKEFVPLNETSPLSLALEKLLDSQYGQYHAHLHRLEQRQQEYLTFMNQWVHQMKTPLSVIELTVEDQEDDDPRLISIREEADQMRRGLETVLYVARLDTFEQDFSVEPVVLKNAGEEAIHELKRFFIRNHVYPEMHIDSSLVVQSDAKWIRFVLVQLLSNAIKYSAGSRQKIYLRAYEAERSIILEVQDQGIGIPKSDLNRVFQPFFTGENGRHFKESTGMGLYIAKEVLTRMNHRIDLESVYGEGTTVRITFNS; encoded by the coding sequence ATGAGGTTGTTTATACGAGAACATCTCGCTTTAACTTGCTGGGTTGTCGCCATCTTGTTCACCGTTGTTGCGGTGTTCTGGTATGACGGCTATAACGATTGGATCACGGCTGCTTATGCCGTAGCGTTGGGATTATTTTTGTACATTGGATATTTGGTGTATCGTTATTATTCACATCGCTCTTTTTATGCCCGGATGACACGATCAATGGATTCACTGAAGGAATTTGTACCATTGAACGAAACAAGTCCTTTGTCACTGGCGCTGGAGAAGCTATTGGATTCACAATACGGACAGTATCATGCTCATCTGCATCGGCTGGAACAGCGGCAACAAGAATATCTGACGTTCATGAACCAGTGGGTACACCAGATGAAGACACCATTATCCGTCATTGAGTTGACCGTGGAAGATCAGGAGGATGACGATCCTCGGCTCATCAGCATTCGAGAGGAAGCAGACCAGATGAGACGGGGATTGGAGACTGTGCTGTATGTGGCGCGTTTGGATACCTTTGAACAGGATTTCAGTGTCGAACCCGTGGTACTGAAGAACGCTGGTGAAGAGGCGATCCATGAGCTGAAACGATTCTTCATCCGTAATCACGTTTATCCAGAGATGCATATCGATTCTTCGCTGGTTGTGCAATCCGATGCCAAGTGGATTCGGTTTGTCTTGGTACAGTTACTGTCGAACGCAATCAAGTACTCTGCGGGCAGCAGGCAAAAGATCTATCTGCGTGCGTATGAAGCGGAACGCTCCATCATACTGGAAGTGCAGGATCAAGGCATCGGGATTCCGAAGTCTGATCTGAACCGGGTATTCCAGCCTTTCTTCACCGGGGAGAATGGGCGGCATTTCAAAGAGTCCACAGGCATGGGACTGTATATTGCCAAAGAAGTGCTGACGCGAATGAATCATCGGATAGATCTTGAATCCGTGTACGGCGAAGGAACGACCGTCCGAATCACATTCAACTCCTGA
- a CDS encoding ABC transporter permease: MNFRQFAINNVVRNKRIYLAHFLSSTFSVMIFFIYALLLFHPDLKEGLKGSSGTVTLLANQGFMIAEVIIFIFSFLFLLYSVGSFLKTRKKEFGIFLIIGMTRKQMNRLLFMENMCIGLASIITGIGLGLIFGKLILLICGSMLAVENSLGFYFPLKGIALTAGAFLLLFIIIAMSSSLLIRKGSLIDLVKSEEKPKPEPKASRLLALLSVLFIGGGYAGVFTFVWVSFSFPLLLASVVVVIAGTYFLFTQLSVYIIRALKRNPRLFFRKTNLLFLSELTYRMKDNAIMFFMVSIISASSFTGIGTMLAIADPGLSSMSNPYAFSYMNSWDTPQSERHIRQIEETLIDNQVPYVKGSYAPIGENNNGKIIKLSDYNRLAKALGYEERTLKQIDESFMTPSNLAIRKAYREQVEQGVSGGKVNLEVDNQRVPVQLSTPGTDIVIPFQYEIYLYVVTDELFNKMRPAYNEEVGMPEGFYSSQTIQFIVKDWMGTRSFAPELIKSIQDDHSDKGYYEVSALVVDWLNSKQTNGIILILSGLIGIVFFTFAASFTYFRLYADLERDEAQYRMIGKMGLSRPELRKIVTRQLLLMFFLPLLVALIHSSVAFIALQQLVDFSVFGYSLRIFLVFASMQILYFALVRWRYLRHMYSKLV, encoded by the coding sequence ATGAATTTTCGCCAGTTCGCCATTAATAACGTTGTTCGCAACAAACGAATTTATCTGGCTCATTTTCTGAGCAGTACATTTTCCGTTATGATCTTTTTCATCTACGCACTGCTCCTGTTCCATCCCGATCTGAAAGAAGGGTTAAAGGGATCAAGTGGTACGGTTACGTTGCTTGCCAACCAGGGGTTTATGATTGCAGAGGTCATTATATTCATCTTTTCATTCCTGTTCCTGCTCTACTCTGTTGGTTCATTTCTGAAGACACGCAAGAAGGAATTTGGTATATTCCTGATCATTGGCATGACACGTAAACAAATGAACCGGCTCTTGTTTATGGAGAACATGTGTATCGGATTAGCTTCAATTATTACCGGTATTGGACTCGGGCTTATTTTCGGCAAATTGATTCTGCTCATCTGCGGCTCCATGCTGGCTGTCGAGAACAGTCTTGGATTCTATTTTCCGCTGAAAGGCATTGCCCTGACGGCTGGTGCATTTCTACTGCTGTTCATTATCATTGCGATGTCCTCATCCTTGCTCATACGGAAAGGTTCGCTTATTGACCTTGTGAAATCAGAGGAAAAACCGAAACCGGAACCCAAAGCATCGCGTCTGCTCGCATTGCTATCCGTATTGTTCATTGGCGGAGGGTATGCAGGGGTATTCACTTTTGTATGGGTAAGCTTCTCGTTTCCGTTATTACTCGCAAGTGTCGTGGTTGTTATTGCAGGTACGTACTTTCTGTTCACGCAGCTCAGTGTATACATCATTCGGGCACTGAAGAGAAATCCAAGATTGTTTTTCCGCAAAACCAATCTGCTCTTCTTATCGGAACTTACGTATCGAATGAAAGATAACGCGATTATGTTTTTCATGGTAAGCATCATCTCGGCATCTTCATTTACGGGAATTGGCACCATGCTCGCGATTGCTGACCCGGGGTTATCGTCCATGTCGAATCCGTACGCATTCAGTTATATGAATTCATGGGATACTCCCCAGTCAGAGCGACATATTCGGCAGATTGAAGAAACGTTGATTGATAATCAAGTTCCCTACGTGAAGGGCAGTTATGCTCCTATAGGTGAAAATAATAATGGGAAGATTATCAAACTGAGTGATTATAACCGTCTTGCGAAGGCACTGGGGTATGAAGAACGTACGTTGAAACAGATCGATGAGTCATTTATGACACCAAGCAATTTGGCGATTCGCAAGGCGTACCGTGAACAGGTTGAACAAGGAGTCTCGGGAGGAAAGGTCAATCTGGAGGTTGATAATCAGCGCGTACCTGTCCAGCTATCGACACCTGGTACCGATATTGTGATTCCTTTTCAATATGAAATTTATCTCTACGTCGTAACCGACGAACTGTTTAATAAGATGAGACCTGCGTACAACGAGGAAGTTGGCATGCCTGAAGGTTTCTATTCGAGTCAAACGATACAATTTATCGTGAAAGATTGGATGGGTACACGCAGCTTCGCTCCTGAATTGATCAAATCCATTCAAGATGATCATTCCGACAAAGGTTATTACGAGGTCAGCGCGCTTGTGGTGGATTGGCTTAATTCCAAGCAGACCAATGGCATCATTCTAATTTTGAGCGGCCTAATCGGCATTGTTTTCTTCACCTTTGCAGCAAGTTTCACGTATTTCAGACTCTACGCAGATCTAGAACGGGATGAAGCACAGTATCGCATGATTGGCAAAATGGGACTGAGTCGTCCCGAACTCCGTAAGATCGTAACAAGGCAGCTATTGCTTATGTTCTTCCTGCCACTCTTGGTGGCGCTCATCCATAGTTCGGTTGCCTTTATAGCGTTACAGCAACTAGTTGATTTCTCGGTCTTCGGATACAGCCTGCGTATTTTCTTGGTGTTTGCTTCCATGCAGATTCTGTATTTTGCACTTGTGCGCTGGCGATATCTGCGTCACATGTATTCCAAATTAGTCTAA
- a CDS encoding ABC transporter ATP-binding protein gives MEICSVKQISKIYKGVVSYEALSGIDLSIQEGEFVGIMGPSGSGKTTLLNMISTIDHPTSGELRIAGKNPFELNQDELALFRRKELGFVFQSFNLLNTLTVKENIVLPLTLDGVSLAVMNTRVEQLASKLGIESILNKRTYEISGGQAQRTAIARALIHSPKLILADEPTGNLDSKAARDVMEILETRNQEDQATMLLVTHDAVAASYCSRVVFIKDGKLYNEIHYGDNRAAFYQKIINVLSLMGGSGHEFSPVRH, from the coding sequence ATGGAGATTTGTTCTGTGAAACAGATCAGTAAAATCTACAAAGGCGTCGTATCTTATGAAGCGTTATCAGGTATTGATCTCAGTATTCAGGAAGGTGAGTTTGTTGGCATCATGGGACCATCGGGCAGTGGTAAAACAACCCTACTGAACATGATCTCAACCATTGATCATCCAACATCAGGCGAACTGCGGATTGCAGGGAAGAATCCGTTTGAATTGAATCAGGACGAACTCGCGCTATTCCGGCGCAAAGAGCTTGGATTCGTTTTTCAATCGTTCAATCTGTTAAATACACTGACAGTCAAGGAAAACATTGTACTGCCACTGACTCTTGACGGCGTTTCGCTAGCAGTGATGAACACACGTGTTGAACAACTGGCAAGCAAGCTGGGGATCGAGAGTATTCTGAACAAGCGGACATATGAGATATCAGGAGGACAAGCACAGCGTACGGCCATTGCCAGAGCCCTGATCCATTCGCCCAAGCTGATTCTGGCCGATGAGCCAACAGGTAATCTGGATTCGAAGGCGGCCAGAGATGTGATGGAGATTCTTGAAACACGCAATCAGGAGGATCAAGCTACAATGCTGTTGGTCACCCATGATGCAGTTGCAGCGAGTTATTGCAGTCGGGTCGTCTTTATCAAGGATGGCAAATTGTATAATGAAATTCACTACGGCGATAATCGCGCAGCCTTTTATCAGAAGATTATTAATGTATTATCCCTAATGGGAGGGTCAGGACATGAATTTTCGCCAGTTCGCCATTAA
- the nagZ gene encoding beta-N-acetylhexosaminidase — MYNYRYNLNNKWRKPLYMMCLLLGIVLLLSACGQAQKPSSATDSNIDSNTGSNTGQSSSPSEQNTTPPQEEVQEEPQEEADPVQDQLSSLTLEEKIGQMILAGVQGTTLDAQAKQMIMDQKVGGIIFYANNVTTLEGTAKFVQSIKETNQSNPVPIFMSVDQEGGKVSRMPETVESIPSNKKIGQTNDSALAETMGELLARQVQLVGFNVDFAPVLDVNSNPKNPVIGDRSFGSSAELVSRMGIAEMKGFRSEGIIPVVKHFPGHGDTSVDSHLDLPVVNKTEKQLAELEWIPFQAAVKEQVEAVMVAHILFPKLDPDHPASLSDVIIGEHLRGKFKYDGVVITDDLSMGAIAKNFKLDQAALATVKAGSDVLLVAHSYESAKTIFDTLMGAVKSGEISESRIDESVYRILALKQQYKLSDDQKASGDLKQLNADILDWRKQINAQ; from the coding sequence TTGTACAACTATAGGTACAACTTGAACAATAAATGGAGAAAACCACTGTATATGATGTGTCTTCTGCTGGGGATCGTTCTGCTTTTATCGGCATGTGGCCAAGCTCAGAAACCTTCCTCCGCAACGGACTCGAACATCGATTCGAACACTGGCTCCAATACAGGGCAATCTTCTTCACCTTCAGAGCAGAATACCACTCCACCACAGGAAGAAGTGCAAGAGGAACCGCAAGAAGAAGCCGACCCGGTGCAGGATCAACTCAGTTCATTGACGTTAGAAGAGAAGATTGGACAGATGATACTCGCTGGTGTTCAGGGTACGACTCTGGATGCTCAAGCCAAACAAATGATTATGGATCAGAAGGTAGGGGGCATTATTTTCTATGCCAATAATGTAACGACGCTTGAGGGAACAGCCAAGTTTGTGCAATCCATCAAGGAAACGAATCAGTCCAATCCGGTACCAATCTTCATGAGTGTGGATCAGGAGGGAGGTAAAGTCAGCCGTATGCCCGAGACCGTGGAATCCATTCCTTCCAACAAAAAGATAGGCCAGACGAACGATAGCGCGCTTGCTGAAACGATGGGCGAATTGCTGGCCAGACAAGTCCAGCTTGTGGGTTTTAATGTGGACTTTGCTCCTGTGCTGGATGTGAACAGTAACCCAAAGAACCCGGTGATCGGAGATCGTTCATTCGGCAGCTCGGCAGAACTGGTGTCACGTATGGGGATTGCGGAGATGAAAGGCTTTCGTAGTGAAGGCATTATTCCGGTAGTGAAGCATTTTCCGGGTCATGGGGATACGTCCGTGGATTCCCATCTCGATCTGCCTGTCGTGAACAAAACGGAAAAACAACTGGCTGAGCTTGAATGGATTCCGTTCCAGGCCGCAGTGAAGGAACAAGTGGAGGCGGTCATGGTTGCACACATTTTGTTCCCGAAGCTTGATCCGGATCATCCAGCCTCCTTATCCGATGTCATTATTGGTGAACATCTGCGCGGCAAATTTAAGTATGACGGTGTGGTCATCACAGATGACCTTAGTATGGGAGCGATCGCGAAGAACTTTAAGCTTGACCAAGCGGCCCTAGCAACGGTTAAAGCAGGAAGTGACGTTCTATTGGTAGCTCATAGTTATGAAAGTGCCAAGACGATTTTTGACACACTAATGGGTGCAGTGAAGTCAGGTGAAATCTCTGAATCCCGAATCGATGAAAGTGTATATCGTATCCTGGCATTGAAGCAACAATACAAGTTATCGGATGACCAGAAAGCCTCCGGAGACCTGAAACAATTGAATGCAGATATTTTGGATTGGCGTAAGCAGATCAATGCTCAATAA
- a CDS encoding LacI family DNA-binding transcriptional regulator yields MSKEQKLTIKDVAERAGVGIATVSRAINNSEGISSKTRDKVMQAIEELGFVPNTSAQSLKIRQTHQIALVVPDIRNAIIPEISWSVEQTAKQHGYHVVQINTAGNARTELETIRNVKKLHVDGLIFMPLAYPKTLPELIDKAPLPISMINYGKKLEPGMKADIVSLSQPEGKLVMEHLFKIGRTRIAYAGAPKDIIEERFRAYEQAVGHVDISLVYFGEDFSLNTGANAADYFYGLTHMPDAVYAINDMVAIGLVNRFKELGVRVPEDVAVVGVDNNQWTTVSSPQISSVSIMGEEVARLATELLLKRIREMNTTDYEHIQFEPRLIVRESSVAMIRSSHQGPHR; encoded by the coding sequence TTGAGTAAAGAACAGAAACTTACGATCAAGGACGTGGCAGAACGTGCTGGCGTAGGCATTGCTACCGTATCCCGGGCTATCAACAATTCAGAAGGCATCAGCAGTAAAACACGAGATAAGGTGATGCAGGCTATTGAAGAACTTGGATTCGTACCCAACACCTCTGCACAGAGTCTAAAAATCCGGCAAACCCACCAGATTGCACTTGTTGTACCCGACATACGTAACGCCATCATTCCTGAAATTTCCTGGTCCGTGGAGCAAACTGCGAAGCAGCATGGATACCATGTCGTGCAGATTAATACGGCGGGCAATGCGCGAACGGAACTGGAAACGATTCGTAATGTAAAAAAACTGCATGTGGATGGGCTGATCTTCATGCCCCTGGCTTATCCCAAAACATTGCCTGAACTGATTGATAAAGCTCCTCTACCCATCTCCATGATTAATTACGGCAAGAAACTGGAACCGGGCATGAAGGCAGATATCGTCTCTCTGTCTCAACCTGAAGGCAAATTGGTGATGGAACATCTGTTCAAGATCGGCCGGACCCGAATTGCTTATGCCGGAGCACCCAAAGACATTATTGAAGAACGCTTCCGTGCTTATGAACAAGCCGTTGGCCATGTGGACATTTCTCTTGTCTATTTTGGTGAGGACTTTTCATTGAATACAGGCGCCAATGCTGCCGATTATTTCTACGGACTCACGCATATGCCAGATGCCGTCTATGCCATTAATGATATGGTCGCCATCGGATTGGTTAATCGTTTCAAGGAGTTGGGGGTGCGTGTACCCGAAGATGTGGCTGTGGTGGGCGTGGATAACAATCAATGGACCACTGTCTCGTCTCCACAGATTAGTTCTGTGTCCATTATGGGAGAAGAAGTCGCCAGACTTGCTACCGAGCTGCTGTTAAAACGAATTCGGGAGATGAACACGACCGACTACGAGCACATTCAATTTGAACCGCGCCTAATTGTTCGTGAATCGAGCGTTGCCATGATCCGTTCTTCTCATCAAGGACCACACCGTTAA